One Terriglobia bacterium genomic window, TGGTGAACGGGCCCGGTGAATCCAAACACGCCCACGTTGGAATTTCGCTGCCGGGCACCGGTGAAGAACCGAAAGCCCCGGTTTACGTGGATGGACGGCTGATGACGACACTAAAAGGCCCGACCATCGTCAATGACTTTATTGCGATTGTAGACAATTACCTCGAGACGAGGTTTGGGAAATGATTTAAGTTTCGAATTTCTAATATTAGGAGCCTGAATGCCGGCCACGTTAGCTACCAAAGAAGATCTCAACTTCAATCGGATTGTCTCTCAGCAGTTTGACCGGGCGGCGCAATACCTCAAGATCCATCCTGCCCTCCTCAGTCAAATCAAGGCATGCAATAACGTCTACTACTTTCAGTTTCCGGTGCGGTTCGGCGGCGACCACTACGAGATCTTCGAAGGTTGGCGCGCCGAGCATAGCCAGCACAAGAAGCCGGTCAAGGGCGGCACGCGATTCAGCGAGCTCGTCAACCAGGACGAGATCATGGCTCTTGCCGCGCTCATGACGTACAAGTGCGCCATCGTCGATGTGCCGTTCGGCGGTTCAAAAGGAGGCATTCGCTTCAACCCGAAGAAATACTCGGAAGAACAGCTCGAAAAGATCACCCGCCGGTTTACGGCGGAGCTCATTCGCAAAGGGTATATCGGTCCCGGTGAAAACGTTCCCGGCCCCGACGTCGGTACGGGTGAACGTGAGATGTCATGGATGGCCGATACCTACGACACGTTCAATCCCGGTGGCATCGACAACCTCGCGTGCGTGACCGGAAAACCCGTTTCGCAAGGCGGCATTCACGGCCGGCGCGAAGCCACCGGACGCGGCGTCCAGTTCGGCATTCGCGAGGCGTTCCAACAGGCCGAGGACATGAAGAGACTCGGGCTGAGCACCGGCCTGGAAGGCAAAACCGTCGTGTTCCAGGGTTTCGGAAACGTCGGCTACTACGGCGCAAAATTTTTATCGGAGGAAGACGGCTGCAAAGTTGTCGGTATCGCGGAATGGGATGCAGCGCTGTACAACCCGAAAGGTATCAATGTTGAGGAACTGAACAATTTCCGGAAGGATACCGGCTCGATCAAGAACTTTCCGGGCGCAGAGACTCTTCCGGGTCCCGATTCGATCTGGGATGTGCCCTGCGATATTTTGATCCCTGCCGCGCTGGAAAATCAGATCACTCTGGAGAACTGCGATCGCCTCCAATGCAAGGTCCTTGCGGAGGCGGCAAACGGCCCGACCACACCCGGCGCCGAAGAACGAATCCATGGCCGTGGCATTTACATCATTCCCGATATCTTTTTAAACGCAGGCGGCGTTACCGTTTCGTACTTCGAATGGGGGAAAAACCTCTCCCATATGCGATTCGGCCGGCTTCAAAAGCACCTGGAGGAAATCAAGAACCAGAGG contains:
- a CDS encoding Glu/Leu/Phe/Val dehydrogenase, with the translated sequence MPATLATKEDLNFNRIVSQQFDRAAQYLKIHPALLSQIKACNNVYYFQFPVRFGGDHYEIFEGWRAEHSQHKKPVKGGTRFSELVNQDEIMALAALMTYKCAIVDVPFGGSKGGIRFNPKKYSEEQLEKITRRFTAELIRKGYIGPGENVPGPDVGTGEREMSWMADTYDTFNPGGIDNLACVTGKPVSQGGIHGRREATGRGVQFGIREAFQQAEDMKRLGLSTGLEGKTVVFQGFGNVGYYGAKFLSEEDGCKVVGIAEWDAALYNPKGINVEELNNFRKDTGSIKNFPGAETLPGPDSIWDVPCDILIPAALENQITLENCDRLQCKVLAEAANGPTTPGAEERIHGRGIYIIPDIFLNAGGVTVSYFEWGKNLSHMRFGRLQKHLEEIKNQRLVSTIEKMIGKPVPDADKKYLAHGPDEIDLVNSGLEETMVSAYQEIREVHHARVPKESMRTAAFIIAIKKVALTYEQLGIFP